One window of Podarcis raffonei isolate rPodRaf1 chromosome 15, rPodRaf1.pri, whole genome shotgun sequence genomic DNA carries:
- the PRND gene encoding prion-like protein doppel, translated as MQRKLAAAVLFAALCICLCRKVGVSPSKRNKKPYTKRPGRTTSPVQKYLCHGGQMIDGVELQPNDTDYYRDNWKDFPDGLYYPNCSLYREPNVSKEALVGECVSFVTPSTKLNLSLGKDANDPKQRVMWFVINHLCANESCSQPCPQRSNAGALRFSSQALIIGLLGRSVLPTK; from the coding sequence ATGCAGAGAAAACTGGCAGCAGCCGTCCTCTTTGCAGCCCTGTGCATTTGTCTCTGCCGGAAAGTGGGCGTCTCCCCATCTAAGCGGAACAAGAAGCCATACACCAAGCGGCCCGGCAGGACCACCTCGCCTGTCCAGAAATACCTGTGCCACGGGGGTCAAATGATTGACGGTGTGGAACTGCAGCCGAACGACACCGACTATTACAGGGATAATTGGAAGGATTTTCCAGACGGACTTTATTACCCCAACTGTTCCTTGTATCGGGAGCCTAACGTAAGCAAAGAAGCCCTGGTTGGCGAGTGTGTCAGTTTTGTAACGCCTTCAACCAAGTTGAACCTGTCTCTAGGAAAGGATGCGAATGACCCCAAACAGAGAGTGATGTGGTTCGTGATTAACCACTTGTGTGCCAACGAATCGTGCAGTCAGCCGTGTCCGCAGCGCTCTAACGCTGGAGCCCTCCGTTTTTCCAGTCAAGCCCTGATTATTGGCCTGCTTGGTCGCTCTGTTCTTCCCACAAAATAA